One window of Ralstonia pickettii DTP0602 genomic DNA carries:
- a CDS encoding phospho-2-dehydro-3-deoxyheptonate aldolase (catalyzes the formation of 3-deoxy-D-arabino-hept-2-ulosonate 7 phosphate from phosphoenolpyruvate and D-erythrose 4-phosphate, phenylalanine sensitive~K01626: E2.5.1.54, aroF, aroG, aroH; 3-deoxy-7-phosphoheptulonate synthase [EC:2.5.1.54]): MLKNTDDLRIRELKELLPPAHLIREFACSEKASDVIYGARQAMHRILHGMDDRLIVIIGPCSIHDTHAALDYAKLLKDQRERFAGELEVVMRVYFEKPRTTVGWKGLINDPHMDGSFKINDGLRTARELLLNISEMGVPTGTEYLDMISPQYIADLVSWGAIGARTTESQVHRELASGLSCPVGFKNGTDGNVKIAVDAIKAASQPHHFLSVTKGGHSAIVSTSGNEDCHVILRGGKAPNYDAASVQEACDAIAKAGLASRLMIDASHANSSKKHENQIPVCEDIGRQIAGGDERIIGVMVESHLVAGRQDHVQGTPVENLTYGQSVTDACIGWDDSVKVLEGLAESVRQRRLVPGSGN, encoded by the coding sequence ATGCTGAAGAACACCGACGACCTGCGCATTCGCGAACTCAAGGAACTGCTGCCGCCCGCGCACCTGATCCGCGAGTTTGCCTGCTCCGAAAAGGCCTCGGACGTGATCTACGGCGCGCGCCAGGCCATGCACCGCATCCTGCACGGCATGGATGACCGGCTGATCGTCATCATCGGCCCCTGCTCGATCCACGATACCCATGCCGCGCTGGATTACGCCAAGCTGCTCAAGGACCAGCGCGAGCGCTTCGCCGGCGAGCTGGAAGTGGTGATGCGCGTGTACTTCGAGAAGCCGCGCACCACGGTGGGCTGGAAGGGCCTGATCAACGACCCGCACATGGACGGCAGCTTCAAGATCAACGACGGCCTGCGCACCGCGCGCGAGCTGCTGCTGAACATCAGTGAGATGGGCGTGCCGACCGGCACCGAATACCTGGACATGATCAGCCCGCAATACATCGCCGACCTGGTCAGCTGGGGCGCGATCGGTGCGCGCACCACCGAGTCGCAGGTGCACCGCGAGCTGGCATCGGGACTGTCGTGCCCGGTGGGCTTCAAGAACGGCACCGACGGCAACGTCAAGATCGCAGTGGACGCAATCAAGGCCGCCTCGCAGCCGCACCATTTCCTGTCGGTAACCAAGGGCGGCCACTCGGCGATCGTTTCGACCTCCGGCAACGAGGACTGCCACGTGATCCTGCGCGGCGGCAAGGCGCCCAACTACGACGCCGCCAGCGTGCAGGAAGCGTGCGACGCCATCGCCAAGGCCGGCCTGGCCTCGCGCCTGATGATCGATGCCTCGCACGCCAACAGCAGCAAGAAGCATGAGAACCAGATCCCGGTGTGCGAAGACATCGGCCGCCAGATCGCCGGCGGCGATGAGCGCATCATCGGCGTGATGGTCGAATCGCACCTGGTGGCGGGGCGACAGGACCACGTGCAGGGCACGCCGGTGGAGAACCTGACCTACGGCCAGTCCGTGACCGATGCCTGCATCGGCTGGGACGACTCGGTCAAGGTGCTCGAGGGCCTGGCCGAGTCGGTGCGCCAGCGCCGGCTGGTGCCGGGCAGCGGCAACTGA